In Acidimicrobiia bacterium, the DNA window TTTGGTGTAGGTATATCTTCAGGTTCAAGTTCATTGGCGATGCATGCTGCTAAATATCCTAATGATTTTCATGGTTTGTATTTATGTGAACCTATAATATTTCCGCCTGACACAGAATTAAAAAATAGAGAATTCTTAGCGCTAAGTGCAAGAAACCGCAGAGATACCTTTAAAAATAGTTTAGAAGTATATGAACGATTTTCATCTCGTGGTGTATTTTCTACATTAGATAGATCCACTTTGGCACTTTACTCAAAGTATGGATTTAAAAAGAACGATTCAGGAATAACACTAAAGTGTAAAAAAGAAGACGAAGAATCAATATATAATTCTGGCACTTCTAACGATGTGTGGCGGAAATTGAAATCAATAACTGCTAGAACCATTATCGTATATGGCGAAAAATCCAACACAATGAACAAAAAACAAGCTACAGAAATCGCAGCTCAGATCCCTAATTCAAAAATAGAAATGCTTAAAAACGTGGGACACTTTACACTATTCGAAAATCCCACTCTAGGAGCAGAATCTATAGAGCGTTTCATCCGATCAACAAGTTAAAAACAAGATAAGATCTAATTGTGCTATTAGAAACACCAAAGAGCTATTCCCCATCATCGTTGTCACAATTTACTTCATGCCCTCTAGCATTTA includes these proteins:
- a CDS encoding alpha/beta hydrolase, with amino-acid sequence MISNKYKIYSDIELSITHFTPHANKNVPTVICIHPTGFVSDMYASLAAHLRNINIFSLDLRSHGNSQQGNVKDWSHLGNDLFAVFDFLKRFTNQNKFFGVGISSGSSSLAMHAAKYPNDFHGLYLCEPIIFPPDTELKNREFLALSARNRRDTFKNSLEVYERFSSRGVFSTLDRSTLALYSKYGFKKNDSGITLKCKKEDEESIYNSGTSNDVWRKLKSITARTIIVYGEKSNTMNKKQATEIAAQIPNSKIEMLKNVGHFTLFENPTLGAESIERFIRSTS